In Gracilimonas sp., a single window of DNA contains:
- a CDS encoding thymidylate synthase yields the protein MKAYHDLVKSVLENGVRKENRTGTDTISNFAEFYKVDLSEGFPLLTTKKVFFRSVILEMLWYLRGEDHIRWLRDEKDCHIWDAWADEDGYVGPIYPVLWRKFPYFEKESVRFEGNGSAIDKDVWVRKEFDQVRRAIDMLKTNPNSRRIVVSAWHPGLLEEMGLPPCHIMYIFNVADGKLNCHLTQRSGDIALGIPFNLACYSALTMAIAQEVGLEPGTFAHTIVDAHIYVNHVEGLKEQLTRKPKALPTLKIANKPVDELTFEDFTLENYDPDPVIKFEVAV from the coding sequence ATGAAAGCATATCACGATCTTGTAAAAAGTGTACTTGAAAATGGAGTAAGAAAAGAAAACCGGACCGGCACGGATACGATTTCTAATTTTGCCGAATTTTATAAAGTGGATCTTTCAGAAGGGTTCCCTTTGCTAACTACAAAAAAAGTATTCTTTCGTTCTGTGATTTTGGAGATGCTTTGGTATCTGAGGGGAGAGGATCATATCAGGTGGCTTCGTGACGAAAAAGATTGTCACATTTGGGATGCATGGGCAGATGAAGATGGATATGTAGGTCCAATTTATCCCGTGCTCTGGAGAAAATTTCCATATTTTGAAAAAGAATCGGTCAGATTTGAAGGAAATGGGTCCGCTATCGACAAAGATGTATGGGTCAGGAAGGAATTTGATCAGGTTCGCAGAGCTATTGATATGCTTAAAACGAATCCAAACAGCCGTCGCATTGTAGTTAGTGCATGGCATCCCGGATTGCTGGAGGAAATGGGACTGCCGCCTTGTCACATTATGTATATATTTAACGTGGCAGACGGAAAGCTGAATTGTCATCTTACTCAGCGATCCGGAGATATTGCATTAGGTATTCCGTTTAACCTGGCTTGTTACTCTGCTTTAACAATGGCCATAGCACAGGAAGTTGGTTTGGAACCCGGAACTTTTGCTCACACTATTGTAGATGCACATATTTATGTCAATCATGTTGAAGGCTTAAAAGAGCAGCTCACCCGAAAGCCCAAAGCATTGCCTACACTTAAAATAGCTAATAAACCTGTTGATGAGTTAACCTTTGAAGACTTTACTCTTGAAAACTATGATCCGGATCCGGTTATCAAGTTTGAGGTTGCAGTATGA
- a CDS encoding dihydrofolate reductase — translation MIITLIAAHDPNLVIGKEGGLPWRYPEDLKHFKNTTLGNPIIMGRGVFEELNEIPLPDRRNIVLSRTQEYDNVESFSSLEDAFEALGQEEEVFIIGGGVLYRQSIDIADKLIITEIHKEYEGDTFFPEYRDDIGTTWKEQSREDHKELSFVVYERM, via the coding sequence ATGATTATTACGCTTATAGCAGCTCATGATCCTAATTTGGTAATTGGTAAAGAAGGCGGTCTCCCGTGGCGCTATCCTGAAGATCTAAAGCATTTCAAAAATACAACATTAGGTAATCCTATTATTATGGGTAGAGGGGTTTTTGAAGAGCTTAATGAAATTCCGCTACCCGATCGTCGTAATATTGTATTGTCAAGAACACAAGAGTACGATAATGTGGAATCCTTCTCTTCTTTGGAGGATGCTTTCGAAGCTTTAGGTCAGGAAGAGGAGGTGTTTATTATTGGGGGTGGTGTTTTGTATCGGCAGTCGATTGATATTGCCGATAAGCTTATCATTACGGAAATACATAAGGAGTATGAGGGCGATACGTTTTTTCCGGAATATAGAGATGATATAGGAACGACGTGGAAAGAGCAGTCAAGAGAGGATCATAAAGAGCTTTCTTTTGTGGTCTATGAGCGAATGTAG